The nucleotide window CTCTAGAAAGTTTATAAGCTGAGCTACATCTTGATCTTCTGGGATTTCAACTTGTTCTCCAGGTGCTTCAAAATCATTGGTTTGGGCTACACcatcatcctcatcatcaacAATCATATTATGCAAAATAACACAACACATCATGACCTGCCACAAAGTCTCTGTTTCCCACATCATCGCAGCCCCACGAACAATTTCCCAACGAGTTTGTAGCACTCTGAATGCCCTCTCCACATCCTTCCTAGCCGCTTCTTGCATTGTTACAAAGAGGCTCTATTTATTACCATGCAGTTTCGATGTGGTCTTCACAAACACCGCCCACTGAGGATAGATGCCATCGGCAAGATAGTATCCCATGTTGTAGTCTCGGTCCTTGACGGTGTAGTTGCATGGCGCTGATTACCCATTGCAAAGTCTCCTGAACACCGGAGATTGTTGAAGCACATTGATGTCGTTGTGAGAACCCAACATTccaaagaaagcatgccaaattCATAAGTCATGTGATGCCACTGCTTCTAGTATGATGCCCTCCTCTTTGGTGTGATCTTTATACATTCCACGCAAACCTTTGGGGCAGTTCTTCCATTGTCAATGCATGCAATCAATTGACCCGAGCATTCCTGGAAACCCTCTAGCCTCTCCAGTAGCCAACAACTTCTATGTGTCCCGCATATTTGGTTCTTTGAGATACTCAGGTCTAAGCACCTCCATCACGGTGGGAGAAAACTTGATAGTAGTCTTCAGGCATGTGCTCTCCCCCATCCTGACCATCTCACCAACGATATCTACAGCAGTACCAAGTGCAAGCATCCTCAAAGAAGCCGCACACTTCTGCTTGGCAGAGAAATAGAGTTGTCCGCAACAATCCCTTGTGAGCTTGAGGTAGTCATCGCGTGCCTTCACTCCCTCCACAATGCACAAAAAATGGTTTTTCACATGCGAAAACGATGACAAAACCATGGATCATCCGGGAAAATAGGCTTGGAAGCAAAGTAGTCCCAGTGCAGTAGCTTTGCTTCGGACACCCTATCTCGATTGATCACTGTTCTCCCTTTGATTGAGTCCTTAAAGTTGAGAATATGCTCCACTTGCCAATCCATTTTCTCTTGCATGTTCATGAGCATGATCATGCCCACTCCTTCGTCTAAATCCGAGGAATCGAAGAATTCATCTTGAATTATTTGATCAAGCTCCGTCGGTCCATACTCCTCGTCAGACGAAGCACCAGAATCCATCATTTTCCCTAATAAAATCACAAAAAATCCGGCCATACAATGTGTTGAACACATCAAGAGTAAGGCGGAGACGGAGAGTTGCCGGACGTACCGCGATGGTGTCCGGGCCGGCGACAACGTCCCCCGCGGCGAGGACGGGAGAGAGGACTGCTCTGTCAGAGCTGACGGCGCAGAGGCTAGGAACGGCTGTGGAgcaggcgcggcggcggagctgCGAGATGGACGACacgaaggaggaagaagagaggagaGAGCAAATGGATCCGGCAGCTTTGGGGTGTGGATTTGATGCAATTTGGGGTGGGGTCGGCTGTCGGGTCTAACATAGCGGGCGCGCCCGGGCGTCCCATATCCGccccatatttgggctggatatgatGGATGCCGGTCAGGTCGGGCGTTTGAGAACCGTTTGAGACGCCTTTCTGGGTCGACATTTCATGACCGGTCAGTGACCGGACGGGTCGTCTGGATGTTTGAGACCGGTTTGGGACGCCTGGctggctgtagatgctcttacaacgcacatcaactttggaaaaaTAAAGCTATCAAGGTTCGTTGATTACAATATTGATCAAAAGAGTTCCCTGGATAGCCATATAGGGTTACAATGTGGGACTATGAAACCGGgtgcaaaataaacacaaacaCCTCTTGATCATCCTGCCCAACTAGTACAAAATGTGCCGAGATACACaaaacaaaaacacaaaaatataCACACATCTTGAATATCAGTTGAAATCAGCCAAAACACAAGACCAAACCCCCAAAATAAGAACCAATGGTCAAAAATAAAAATGGCTGCTCTCCCTTTCTTTTTATGAAAGCAACAATATTTTCTCTTGCATACAATTCCACAAAAAAGAAGAGAAAACcgaagaaagaaaagaaaatccTCTTACTAGTTTGGTAGTGGGCTGGCCTATGTAGCGTtttgtggggaccccgactcataagtcgagatcaccgaatgcacgtgtacagtgatcccagagatcaatgctcactgaacacacagaagctgaataacaagagtcttacatccatacataccgtcttacacaaatcatgaccattatggtcaagtcttacatagataaagccttaagggctgaacatcaaatgaaacacaagcagcggaaatcttcgtcgataagtagaacaatgccatctgccttaaccctacaggcattctgactgggaagcgtcctagttcgcatgttcgtctccaaagaattcttcttcgaactcctgttcttccatgcctggccaattaaataaccagtggcaagccaatgagtactttgaatgtactcgcaagcaacccatgttttggttcaagatacaacaatgcatgatataggtaaatttttgcggaaagctagttttgagtgcaatgacatgttcaacaacgtgtaagacatgcatcaggagaattcaagtaaccatgaggacaggttacagatatcaacataaatagagtgggcaccaacccaactcaatcatgtcaagtccttgacttgacccaagtagttcttcccacttatccaacacacacactggtttgtaaacacgtggacgtagtttaagcagcaccgcccaactgtccttgaccgtggacacggctattcgaatagttttacactctgcagaggttgcaaactttacccacaagatccggggaacttccgtgtcatccacgacccgcgatacctcaagtacccggggcaAGCACCCGATCattatctttccctagacgacactaacaaggagtccactcgttgttccgtatcctcacgatgtacatcatGNNNNNNNNNNNNNNNNNNNNNNNNNNNNNNNNNNNNNNNNNNNNNNNNNNNNNNNNNNNNNNNNNNNNNNNNNNNNNNNNNNNNNNNNNNNNNNNNNNNNNNNNNNNNNNNNNNNNNNNNNNNNNNNNNNNNNNNNNNNNNNNNNNNNNNNNNNNNNNNNNNNNNNNNNNNNNNNNNNNNNNNNNNNNNNNNNNNNNNNNNNNNNNNNNNNNNNNNNNNNNNNNNNNNNNNNNNNNNNNNNNNNNNNNNNNNNNNNNNNNNNNNNNNNNNNNNNNNNNNNNNNNNNNNNNNNNNNNNNNNNNNNNNNNNNNNNNNNNNNNNNNNNNNNNNNNNNNNNNNNNNNNNNNNNNNNNNNNNNNNNNNNNNNNNNNNNNNNNNNNNNNNNNNNNNNNNNNNNNNNNNNNNNNNNNNNNNNNNNNNNNNNNNNNNNNNNNNNNNNNNNNNNNNNNNNNNNNNNNNNNNNNNNNNNNNNNNNNNNNNNNNNNNNNNNNNNNNNNNNNNNNNNNNNNNNNNNNNNNNNNNNNNNNNNNNNNNNNNNNNNNNNNNNNNNNNNNNNNNNNNNNNNNNNNNNNNNNNNNNNNNNNNNNNNNNNNNNNNNNNNNNNNNNNNNNNNNNNNNNNNNNNNNNNNNNNNNNNNNNNNNNNNNNNNNNNNNNNNNNNNNNNNNNNNNNNNNNNNNNNNNNNNNNNNNNNNNNNNNNNNNNNNNNNNNNNNNNNNNNNNNNNNNNNNNNNNNNNNNNNNNNNNNNNNNNNNNNNNNNNNNNNNNNNNNNNNNNNNNNNNNNNNNNNNNNNNNNNNNNNNNNNNNNNNNNNNNNNNNNNNNNNNNNNNNNNNNNNNNNNNNNNNNNNNNNNNNNNNNNNNNNNNNNNNNNNNNNNNNNNNNNNNNNNNNNNNNNNNNNNNNNNNNNNNNNNNNNNNNNNNNNNNNNNNNNNNNNNNNNNNNNNNNNNNNNNNNNNNNNNNNNNNNNNNNNNNNNNNNNNNNNNNNNNNNNNNNNNNNNNCCACCCATTTTTACGGGAAAAAGACCAATCATTCGTTCTCACTTGCGCACAGGAATTTTCTTTCCTCGCTGGAACCCCTCCTACCCACcacaaaaagaaaaaaacagaagtGCCCCTATTATATCCTCCCAAAGTCCACATCCGAGCCTATTAAACCCCCTCGCTCTCGTCTCAGCAGCAACCCAAATCCCAGCCGCCACCATCACTGCTCCCCCTCTCTCCTCAGTCCCCACTACTCTTCCCACGCAGCTGGGGACGCCCTCCCATTTACTGAGCCAAGAGGAGGAGGGGAAAAAGAATTGATTGCCGATCCGGCGCAGACCAATAAATTGTTCCCGCCTCCGCCGCGAGATCATCATGGCTGCTGCCGCCACGAGGAGGGCCgcctcctcgctcgcctcccGCTGCCTGCTCGCCAGGCCCGCAGCGTCGCCCGCCGCTGTCCCCTCCGCGCTCCGCAGGGCAGGTGCGTGAATTCATTGCTCCAGGTCCGTGATTATTCCCTCCGTATCTGCAGACTGCAGCGGCACCAGTAGGATTCTGTGACTGGTTTGGTGCCCGTAGTCCCTCCTTTCGCGTTCTTGGCATGGCCTTGTTTCAGATCCAGGCACGCAGGCTCACCCGATGATCCGAATCTCAGGGAGCTCTTCTGTGGCGCCTGCTTTCTGCCCCCTCCGATAATTGTCACTAGTTTAACGATACCCACGCTTAGCTACCCGTGGCACCACCAGTTAGTAAATTAGTATTCTTTCATGTCTGCTGATTGAAAGGTCTCAAATACAGTATTTAACAACTTTCCTTGGTTGGTTCATCCGGAGGAAACAATGATCTTGTGGCGTATCGCATCCGAATGCGATTTTAGCAGTCCCCGTCTTCAGGGAGAAAAAGCGAATGCGTATCCTCCTAGCTCTTGAATCAAATGTGACGTCCGCTCTGCGCCACCTATTTCTCGGCTAATGGAGCCTTTTGCGCTTGCGTCCAAGTAGCGCGCGTGTTCCTTTGGCTCGCTCGCTGTCATCAGTGGGCCGAGTTGTGGGCAGCGGTTTGGACTTTTCTGTCTATCGTTTTTCCTTTGGAGATAAGATTTTGCCCGACATGATAGGATATCTGCTTGTTTTTCTCCCGGTCGTTATCGGAGCAGTGGAAAACTGAGGTCATGATCTTCTGTCCATTTTCTGTGCTGCTCCTTCGCCGTAGATAAAAATCTGTGGTGCATTTTTCAAGGAGCTAGAAGAAATCGCCAGAAAATGCAGCCGGACTGTAGTATTTTTCCACGGTATTATTATTTTTCTGGTCATACATTACCGGGAggaaaaaaaatatttttgttaactactccctccgttcctaaatacttgtctttctaggcatttcaacaagtgactacatacggagcaatgTAGTGCAAACTTGTTTTCCACAATTATGAATATAAGGGCTAAAACATGACATTTTGCTCGTCGCCAAACCTGATACCAAATCTGCATTCACCACGCCATCTTCAGTTTTACATTTGTTTTGGCACCAGATCAGATCCAACCATAATATGTGGACATGAGTGAATATAGTTGTTTATCAGGAAATCACCTCATCTGTTCCCACATTTCTCAAACTGCCACTTACTGTATGTGCATTATTAACTCTGGCTGCAGATGGTGCACGTGGATTGTTGCCAGGACTCCTTCAGAGGTTCGGCACTGCGGCAGCAGCAGAGGAGCCCATTTCGCCTTCTGTCCAAGTGGGCGAGACACAGCTCCTTATCAACGGCAAATTCGTTGATGCTGCATCTGGTAAGCTACTTCAGCTGAGCTGCTAATGAGGCTGGGCCCATGGGGCCAGTTCGGTGAGCTTCAGCTCTGCTTGAGCAGTATAGGCCCATAAACTGGAACCCTATAGGCTTCAGTTTTTGTTTTCTCATGCTTTTTTTCACGCACCATCATGTTTTTGTATGAGCTCAGTCAACTGACAATGTGCATCTGCATGTAATCAGGTAAAACTTTCCCGACTGTGGACCCTCGCACCGGGGAGGTGATTGCCCGCGTGGCCGAAGGAGATGCCGAAGATGTTGACCGTGCGGTTGTCGCTGCCCGCAAGGCATTCGATGAAGGGCCATGGCCCAGGATGACTGCCTATGTAAGCACTTCAGCTTGGCAGTTCTGTTCCTGTTGTAGTTTCATAGTCTGGGGTGATGATGCTCATAGGCTGCTGCAAATTTTCCTCTACAGGAGAGATCCCGTATTCTTCTGCGGTTTGCTGATTTGATAGAGAAACACAATGATGATATCGCTGCACTGGAGACGTGGGACAACGGGAAGCCCTATGAGCAAGCTGCCCACATCGAAGTGCCAATGCTTGCTCGGCTTATGCGGTACTATGCAGGTGAGAGCAGCTTACATCCTGACAGTAATAGATAGACCTAGCCAAGAAGTTAAACTCCATACATGACTAACAAAGATGCCATTTCTGCTGAAATATGCAGGCTGGACTGACAAGATCCATGGTCTCATCGTACCGGCTGATGGCCCTCACCATGTACAGGTGCTGCACGAGCCGATTGGTGTCGTGGGTCAGATCATCCCGTGGAACTTCCCACTTTTGATGTATGGCTGGAAAGTTGGCCCTGCTTTGGCCTGTGGTAACACTATTGTTCTCAAGACTGCTGAACAAACTCCTCTATCTGCCCTCTATGTTTCTAAGCTGTTGCATGAGGTTGGTGGCATGACCATTTCATAATTTTTTATTTGCTAAGGAGATTTATGTCTAGTTATTTCATGTTATTCTAACAGTTATTGGATTTACCATGGTTAAAATGGGATTTGATTTATCTGATAACCTTTTTGAATATCAAAGTGGGTTGTTGTTGGATTGCGTAGTACCGGGATTAGAAGGTGTGGGGATTAGTTTGGACCTTTTGGAACAGCTGATATAACAAATGCGTTACCCACTGTACGTGTTGAGTGATCTCTGAAAGCTCAATGGTATTTTATACAAAAGTTGCTTTGCTGCATAGTTATAAAATGCATAGCTGTTTTTATAAACTATCCAAGATCCAAATGATTCAAATTTCAGTGCATTCAGTTGCTAATTTAGTTATTTGCCAATGTAGCGAGCAATTCATCCTCACTTTAGTATAGGATACCAACGTATATCTGTCATTCTGTCTAAGGCTGTACTAGCATATTGTGTTTGACGTTTTACTAGTCTACAAGTAAGAATCTGTATGATCCTGCAAGTTTTACTGAATTTAACTGATCAGAGTTTGCATGATTAAATAGGCTGGACTACCCGAAGGTGTCCTGAATATCGTATCTGGTTTCGGTCCTACTGCTGGGGCTGCTCTTGCTAGCCACATGGATGTTGACAAGGTAAACCTACACATTCTATAATTTTCGCGTTATTGAGAGTGACCAGAAAACTTATGCAGTATGCATGTTTGTACGGTCCAAATATGAAATTCAATTTTCTCATAATAAGCATATACTCTATGCAGATTGCATTCACTGGATCAACCGATACTGGGAAAGTTATTCTTGAGCTATCTGCACGGAGCAATCTTAAGCCAGTGACACTGGAGCTAGGAGGCAAATCTCCTTTTATCGTCATGGATGATGCGGATATTGACCAAGCCGTTGAGCTTGCGCATTTTGCCCTGTTTTTTAACCAGGTGTGTATTGGAATTTATGTCAAAATAAACATGATATTAGATAAAGTATATTCAACCACTTTTTTTCCCTTCCTCTGAACACTTTTATCTCCATTGTGGACTTGTAGGGACAATGCTGTTGCGCTGGGTCTCGCACCTTCGTACATGAGCGTGTTTATGATGAGTTTGTTGAGAAGTCCAAGGCTCGCGCTTTGAAGCGTGTAGTTGGTGATCCATTCAGGAAAGGTGTTGAGCAGGGTCCTCAGGTACACATGTTGTTCCCTAACCAGTGTAATTTAAACATTTTCTTATGTGCGAAGGTTAATTAATTAGCTTTGTTGCAACGTCCACATTTCCTTCTAGAAGCTAAGCAGTAATTAGGATGACCTAACCTTGCAAATTCCTTTGGCTTCTAGATTGATGACGAGCAATTCAAGAAGATCTTGCGGTACATTAAGTCGGGTGTGGACAGTGGAGCCACCCTTGTGACGGGTGGTGACAAGTTGGGTGACAAAGGTTACTACATCCAGCCAACAATTTTCTCAGATGTGCAGGTGAGCTGAACTGCTTAACTAGTTGATATTACCACAAGATAGTATATTAGCACAAATTCTCTTACTGTCTGTACCACCTGTAACAACATGTGCTTAACGTTTATCATATGGTTGTTTCAGGATGGCATGAAGATTGCCCAAGAGGAGATATTTGGGCCTGTTCAGTCAATCTTCAAGTTCAAGTGAGTATTTCATAAAAACTCTGAACATTATCCAAGTAACCAAGATCGAAACCAAAACTCTCAAGTAACAATTGTTCTTTTTCAATAGTGACCTCAACGAGGTGATCAAGAGGGCGAACGCAAGCCAGTACGGATTGGCCGCAGGTGTTTTCACCAACAACCTGGACACGGCCAACACCTTGACGCGTGCCCTCAGGGCCGGGACTGTCTGGGTGAACTGCTTCGACATCTTCGACGCGGCGATCCCCTTCGGCGGATACAAGATGAGCGGCATCGGTAGGGAGAAGGGCATTGACAGCCTGAAGAACTACCTACAAGTCAAGGCGGTCGTCACCGCGCTTAAGAACCCCGCATGGTTGTGAGCATAGCGCACCTATGGTCCTCCTTGAGACTCCGGAGAACGTGAAGACTCGCGACAATTGAATGAGAAgaggaagatgatgatgatgacaccAACGAGGATCACTAATAAGCCCCTGCCTTCATGGGCAGCCAGCCACCGTCTCTAATAAATATCATATGTGATTTTCCTTTGTCAACCGTGGCAAGACATATATGTTGTAGCAACATTATGTTTATTATCGCCTGTTGGAGAAGTCTCTGGTTGCAGTAAATCTGGTTTTTTTTTTCAGTTCTTCTTCTACACATATGAAGCTACTGGTGTTCAATACCCTAGTTAATTCATGCCCTTGTTAAGCAGAGAATAAAGTTCTTGGTTTGGTTGAAGTTGCTAACTTCATTTAGCTGTTACCCTGCTGAAGTAACGGCGAAAAGATCAATGTGCTAGACAACCTCATTAAGCTGCTGGTACTTCATAACAATATATCCATGGCAACTGTGGAGGAACAAGTAGACAACCTTATTAAGCTGCTAGTACTTCATAACAATATATCCATGGCAACTGTGGAGGAACAAGTATGCAAATGCTGGCAAGTATGGAACCGAACAAACTAAaagaatactccctccgttccaaattactcgttgTGGTTACCATGACAAGTAatttgaaatggagggagtacatgtgaaccAAATAATTGGTCTGTTCAAGGTGGCGACATACAAAAGTACTCTCGTACTAGCGATTTCAGGATTTGATTCTGCCACCAAACTGTGTAGTAGGTCCCAACTGGGCTTTGGTAGATCAAAGTGGTTGAACGACCCAGCAAAGGTTGACAAACAGGACCATAACCATGCATGAAAAGAGACAAAATTCCAACGATCGTCCCTGAACTCGCTGGCGCGTAACAGAAAAGTCTCCGAACTTAAAAACCACTCCAATATATGGTActtatatctatatctatatcaatataaaaaGATCCAAAGAGACAGACCAATTAATCTCGGGcatcaaatcatgtcaatccaacgatctagactgcttcaatgtcgagcgctcaacatgtttagcgtgcagttaatttcatgtcaaatatagtgctaatcacgtaataacacgcaaataatatcctatttaatatccgcatgcacttaatatacttccaaattaacgtgcattacACATACACGTTGACTATcaataccaatataaaaagatcCAAATGGACAGATCCAAACCATCTCGACTGTGAAATCATGTTATCTAGCGGTTCAAATCGCTCCAATGTTGAGCACCAAACACGTTTAACGCTCTAATTACCCGCCACCGCCGTTGCTATAAACACATTTTGACTCAACGCTATCCCTTGAAATCTGCCATATAATTATATCCTATCATTCCCGCAAAAAAATAATTGATATTTTACCAAATACCAACGTGCAACAGATATATCTTATCTAATATAACGTGCAACCAATATCCTACCTAATataaacgtgcattgcacgtTTATTATTACTAGTAAATACACACGTGCAACGCACGTTAAATATTTAAGCAATATATTAATTGCACGTGGATTTTAGGTATGCTATTATTTATGTGTTAATCATGTGATTAGTGTAATATTTGGTATGATATTAATTGCATGTTAAACATGTTTAACGCTCGCCATTGGAGCAGTCTAGATCGTTGGATTAACTTATTTCGATGGCTGAGATCAGTTGGATCTGcccctttgggtctttttatattggtatagactAGTCAATATAAAAAGATCTAAATGGGAAGATCCATACCATCTCGACTGTCAAATCATGTTATCTAGCGGTTCAAGCCGCTTCAATGTTGAGCACCAAACACGTTTAACACTCTAATTACCCACTGCCATTGGTTATAAATACGTTTTGACTCAATGCTATCCCTTGAAATCTATCATGTAATTAATATCTTACCATTCCCGCGAAAAAATAATTGATATTTTACTAAATACCAACGTGCAACATATATATCTTATCTAATATAACATGCAATTAATATCCTACCTAATATAAACGTGCATTGTACGTACATTATTACTAGTACATTTAAATACACAACATATATGGTCCTTCATACGATTCTGCGTACACTCGAGCGAACTCCTTGCTTCTATGGTTGATCTCATTCAACACCGTCGCGTAGGAGGTTGCCGCTCCCTTATTGATATTCGTTATAACCTCCAAGCGGTCAAAGGCAATCACCAACCTTTGAAGATTAAGATCCGGGGCAAGCGCGAGTTCCTCGTTGCAGGCTTGTATTTCTAAGTTTGTTGGATCAACAACACCATCAGAAAACTAAGTGTCCCTGCAAACAGCCGCATCCACACCCAAAGTACCATGGCAGGAAAGCCCGCCGTCAACATTAATTTTTGCAGCATTCCCCTCGGATGCTCAGATAAAACATTCCTATTCTAAGACCTCGTTGTTGGATCTATCAACTCCTCCGCAAGAGATGGTGGATTTTCTGATCGGGCACATATAGGACAGAGCTTGTAGTCTCTAGGCAACCAATTATCATGCCAGATATTTCTAGATGAACGGGTCCAATTCTCTTGATGAAACCCACCGGTAGGATATCTCTTTCCTATCGAACGCCACACCTGCGAGGGAGCCCCCCAATGTTTCATCCAACAGAGCACAATACTACAGGAACCAGGAatatggcggacggcaaagacctttgccgtcagccagcagaCGGCAAGACGTCCGGCTGAACAGGCTAGGGCAAaggcttctttgccgtctgcaggctgacggcaaagatacaaaggctttgccatcagccagcagaCGACAAAGGGCATGGCTCTTTGCCATttgctggcagatggcaaaggctGCTGGCTCTTTGCCATCTGCACCAAATAGACATTAATTCTGTTTTTTTCTTATATCAATTCATTTTCATAGAaaatcacacacacacacacatatcccAGCTATTCTGCAACCCATTCCTAAATAAGCTATTCAGGAACCATTCCTAACTGCTCGAAAACAGATAAGCTAACTGTGCGTCATATACTAGTTAACTGTCGGTCGGACTTTTTCTGGCACTGTTTTTTCGCACTATTTTTTATCGTAATTTTtgaaccgtttatcggaatgatgCAAATGACATAGCATTGGATGGCTACTGAATAGGCGGAATTTCTGTATGTTGATCGTTGTCCCAAAATCCTTACACTTTTTaaacaaaattcaaaaaactAGAAATTCTTCAAACACGTTTTCGGTGTTTTTGTGAAAGAAATTTTCAAACCGTTTGTCGGAATGATGCGTATGATACACCATTGGAAAGCTATGGATTAGCCCGAACTTTGGTATATAGAACTCGTTTTCAGATTCGCCATGGTTTAAGAGTAGTTTTCAAAAAACTAACGATATTTTTGTCATTTTTTCTTGAACTGCTACAGTACATGCTAACTGCCCGAGCAGAATAGCTAACTGACGTATGACGACAGAGCTAACTATCGTGACTTAAGACACTTTTTTCTCTGGTTTTCTCGGATCAAGCTAACTGCCGGTATTGAAATAGCTAACTGTTGTTGATTGCGGCAGTTAACAACAAGTTAACGACAGGACTGAAGGTACTATTTTTTTCATGGGTCATTCCAACTGCAGGGCCTGAAATAGCTAACTGCCGGGACTGCGGCCGTTAAGAACTAGTGAACTGCTTGACTAAAGATATCAACCTTTTTCTTTCGTTCTTTTTTTTGCCAAGGTCATGCTAACTGCTCAAGGGCGCATGGCAGTTAAGTGTTCAAGTTAACTTCCACAACTCGCCCACTTAACTGCCATATGCAAGAAAAATTGGACTAACATTATAAAAAACTTTGTTATATTGTCATTTTTTTTGAACTGCTATAGTACATGCTAACTGCCCGACCGGAATAGCTAACTGACGTATGACGACCAAGCTAACTACAGCGAATTAAGACACTTTTTTTTCCTGGTTTCCCGGATCAAGCTAACTGCCGGTATTGAAATAGCTAACTGTCGAGGATTGCGGCAGTTAACAACAAGTTAACTGCAGGACTGAAGGTactaattttttattttttattattttcccTGGGTCATTCCAACCGCAGGGCCTGAAATAGCTAACTGTCGGGACTGCGGCAGTTAAGAACTAGTGAACTGCTTGACTGAAGATATCAACTTTTTTTCTTTCGTTCTTTTTTTGGCCAAGGTCACGCTAACTGCTTGAGGGCGCATGGCAGTTAAGTATTCAAGTTAACTTCCACAACTCGCCCACTTAACTGTCATTCCTAAATAAGCTATTCATGAACCGTTCCTAACTTCTCGAAAACAGATAAGCTAACTGTGCGTCATATACTAGTTAACTGCCGGGCGAACTTTTTCTGGCATCGTTTTTTCGCACTATTTTTTATCGTAATTTTTGAAAAGTTTATCGGAAT belongs to Triticum urartu cultivar G1812 chromosome 7, Tu2.1, whole genome shotgun sequence and includes:
- the LOC125525423 gene encoding benzaldehyde dehydrogenase, mitochondrial-like, with translation MAAAATRRAASSLASRCLLARPAASPAAVPSALRRADGARGLLPGLLQRFGTAAAAEEPISPSVQVGETQLLINGKFVDAASGKTFPTVDPRTGEVIARVAEGDAEDVDRAVVAARKAFDEGPWPRMTAYERSRILLRFADLIEKHNDDIAALETWDNGKPYEQAAHIEVPMLARLMRYYAGWTDKIHGLIVPADGPHHVQVLHEPIGVVGQIIPWNFPLLMYGWKVGPALACGNTIVLKTAEQTPLSALYVSKLLHEAGLPEGVLNIVSGFGPTAGAALASHMDVDKIAFTGSTDTGKVILELSARSNLKPVTLELGGKSPFIVMDDADIDQAVELAHFALFFNQGQCCCAGSRTFVHERVYDEFVEKSKARALKRVVGDPFRKGVEQGPQIDDEQFKKILRYIKSGVDSGATLVTGGDKLGDKGYYIQPTIFSDVQDGMKIAQEEIFGPVQSIFKFNDLNEVIKRANASQYGLAAGVFTNNLDTANTLTRALRAGTVWVNCFDIFDAAIPFGGYKMSGIGREKGIDSLKNYLQVKAVVTALKNPAWL